Proteins from one Synergistaceae bacterium genomic window:
- a CDS encoding electron transfer flavoprotein subunit alpha/FixB family protein, translated as MSSNPVWVFGEISGKHIGSATYEVLLRGRALADKLCVPLEVFLAAEELDHEEIQEIIYRGADKVLAALSPLLKDASTETEANIFADMIRDRQPEIILAAATTTGRTIMPCIAARIHTGLTADCTELDIEEGTRLLLQTRPAIGGNIMATIKTPKHRPQMCTVRPHSTSQAQRDTARSGKAEYVPIKDNLIDNRVKFLGVRYINANEMDIQSAKTIVAGGRGMKKKENFSMLKETADLLGGAVGASRDAVDRGWAYYPQQVGLSGKTVVPKLYIAAGISGAIQHLAGMKTAETIIAINNDPEAQIFKVADFGIIGDLFEILPLLNKRLREEVKL; from the coding sequence ATGAGCAGCAATCCGGTTTGGGTATTTGGAGAAATCAGCGGGAAACATATCGGCAGCGCAACTTACGAAGTCCTTCTTAGAGGAAGGGCTCTTGCGGACAAGCTATGTGTCCCTTTGGAAGTATTTCTAGCCGCAGAAGAACTGGATCATGAAGAGATTCAAGAAATTATATACAGGGGAGCTGACAAGGTACTTGCCGCGCTCTCGCCTCTTCTGAAAGATGCGTCTACAGAGACCGAGGCAAATATATTTGCAGACATGATACGTGATAGACAACCTGAAATAATTTTAGCGGCTGCAACCACAACAGGCCGCACTATAATGCCATGTATAGCTGCCAGAATCCATACTGGACTTACAGCAGACTGCACGGAACTGGACATTGAAGAAGGGACAAGGCTTTTGCTTCAGACACGTCCGGCAATAGGCGGCAACATCATGGCTACAATCAAAACACCTAAACACAGACCACAAATGTGCACTGTCAGACCTCACTCTACCTCACAGGCACAACGGGATACCGCCAGATCGGGAAAGGCAGAATATGTGCCGATAAAAGATAATCTTATAGACAACCGCGTTAAATTTCTGGGGGTTCGATATATAAACGCCAACGAAATGGATATCCAGTCTGCTAAAACAATAGTTGCCGGTGGACGGGGAATGAAAAAGAAAGAAAACTTCAGCATGCTCAAAGAGACTGCAGATCTTCTGGGAGGTGCTGTAGGTGCATCCAGAGATGCTGTGGACCGAGGTTGGGCTTACTATCCTCAGCAGGTTGGGCTAAGCGGAAAGACAGTAGTGCCCAAACTCTATATCGCAGCTGGAATATCAGGCGCTATTCAGCATCTCGCAGGAATGAAAACGGCCGAAACTATAATAGCTATTAACAATGATCCCGAGGCACAAATATTCAAAGTTGCAGATTTCGGAATAATAGGAGACCTTTTTGAAATACTGCCATTACTCAACAAACGCCTCAGAGAAGAGGTCAAGCTATGA
- a CDS encoding electron transfer flavoprotein subunit beta/FixA family protein, which produces MKILVLIKQVPETSNVRMDTSTGTIIREGVESIVNPLDLYAIETALRLKKTYGATVTAISMGPSAAEKCVKEAIAMGCDDGILLSSHEFAGSDTWATSMILSKACAKIGDFDLVLAGERATDGDTAQVGPEVASLLDIPLATYVSSILKVNNKEMIIERLVEKCYESLLVPFPCLVTVLKEIAVPRLPTLRGKQNARAAELQKWSINDLPGICSEEVGLAGSPTQVVKISTPKVARHGINIKIKDERDMEPAIEALVQFLKDKNLIPKRGQEI; this is translated from the coding sequence ATGAAAATTCTTGTGCTGATCAAACAGGTTCCCGAAACAAGCAATGTTCGAATGGACACATCTACCGGAACTATTATAAGAGAAGGCGTTGAAAGCATAGTTAACCCTCTGGATCTATATGCTATCGAGACAGCTCTGCGTCTGAAGAAAACCTACGGTGCAACTGTGACGGCAATAAGTATGGGCCCGTCGGCTGCGGAAAAATGCGTCAAAGAAGCTATTGCAATGGGATGTGATGACGGGATCCTTCTTTCATCTCATGAATTTGCTGGCTCGGACACATGGGCAACTTCAATGATTTTATCCAAGGCATGTGCCAAAATCGGAGATTTCGACCTGGTTCTAGCAGGAGAGCGCGCTACTGACGGAGATACCGCACAGGTTGGCCCAGAGGTGGCGTCACTGCTGGATATCCCGCTCGCTACTTATGTCAGCAGTATTTTAAAGGTCAACAATAAAGAAATGATTATCGAACGTCTGGTTGAAAAATGTTATGAGTCTCTGTTAGTGCCTTTCCCGTGTCTGGTAACTGTGCTTAAAGAAATTGCCGTCCCTCGCCTGCCCACCCTCCGCGGCAAACAGAATGCACGTGCGGCGGAGTTACAGAAATGGTCTATTAATGACCTTCCAGGGATTTGTTCTGAAGAGGTTGGGCTCGCCGGATCGCCTACACAAGTTGTTAAAATCAGCACACCCAAAGTTGCTCGACATGGCATTAATATAAAAATTAAAGATGAGAGAGATATGGAACCTGCAATAGAAGCACTTGTTCAATTTTTGAAAGACAAAAACCTCATACCGAAAAGAGGGCAGGAAATATGA